The Brassica napus cultivar Da-Ae chromosome C7, Da-Ae, whole genome shotgun sequence genome has a segment encoding these proteins:
- the LOC106411521 gene encoding potassium channel GORK-like, with the protein MGCLRRQQESIAEDDINDDVSTRRGRFSLAESFRWLDSPEHLKDDSDGPNEHPWIIKPSNRWYKAWELFILVWAIYSSLFTPMEFGFFRGLPENLFVLDIVGQIAFLVDIVLQFFVAFQDKHTYRTDDKPTHIAHRYLKSHFFLDLVSCFPWDLIYKASGKHEVVRYILWIRLFRVRKVIEFFQRLEKDTRINYLFTRILKLIFVEVYCTHTAACIFYYLATTLPAENEGYTWIGSLKLGDYSYENFRKIDIWKRYTTSLYFAIVTMATVGYGDIHAVNLREMIFVMIYVSFDMVLGAYLIGNITALIVKGSNTERFRDKMNDLASFMNRKKLRGDIRSQITHHVRSQYDSKFTNTVMLQDIPASIRAKIAQLLCTPYIEKIPLFKGCSSEFINQIVVRLHEEYFFPGEIITEQGNVVDHLYFVCEGSLEALETKTDGTEDLVELLEPHTSFGDISIICNISQPFTIRVRSLCHLLRLDKQSFSNILEIYFHDGRKILNNLMEGKESNERIKKLESDVMIHIGKQEAELALKVNSAAFKGDIYQLKSLVRSGADPNKTDYDGRAPLHLAASRGYEDITLFLIQEGVDINQKDKFGNTPLLEAVKAGQDRVIDLLVKEGASFDLEDAGNFLCTVVVKGDSDFLKRLLSSGMDPNTEDYDHRTPLHVAASEGLFLMAKMLVEAGASVVAKDRWGNSPLDEARMCGNKKLIKLLEDANTAQPYIRPSSFHEPQDEKFERRKCTVFPFHPHEEPSRKHGVMVWLPRDLQKLVETAAQELGISNEVPFVILSEEGGRITDIDMISDGQKLYLISDSTDQSA; encoded by the exons GTGGTACAAGGCATGGGAGTTATTCATATTGGTCTGGGCAATATACTCGTCTTTGTTCACTCCCATGGAGTTTGGTTTCTTCCGCGGTCTACCCGAAAACCTCTTCGTACTTGACATTGTTGGTCAGATTGCATTTTTGGTAGATATTGTTCTACAGTTTTTCGTCGCCTTCCAAGATAAACATACCTACCGGACTGACGACAAACCAACACATATTGCTCACCG GTACTTGAAATCgcattttttcttggatttggtCAGTTGCTTCCCATGGGATCTTATCTATAAG GCTTCAGGGAAACACGAGGTGGTGAGGTACATATTGTGGATAAGGCTGTTTCGTGTGCGCAAAGTGATAGAGTTCTTCCAAAGGCTTGAGAAAGACACGAGAATCAACTATCTATTCACCAGAATCTTGAAGCTCATTTTCGTGGAGGTTTACTGTACGCACACTGCTGCATGCATCTTCTATTACTTGGCCACCACTCTTCCTGCTGAGAACGAAGGTTACACTTGGATAGGTAGCCTGAAGTTAGGAGACTATAGCTACGAGAATTTCCGAAAGATCGACATTTGGAAACGTTACACCACATCTCTCTACTTCGCCATTGTCACTATGGCTACTGTCG GTTATGGAGACATACACGCGGTTAATCTAAGGGAAATGATATTCGTAATGATATATGTTTCGTTTGATATGGTTCTGGGTGCGTACCTTATTGGTAACATCACTGCCTTGATTGTAAAAGGATCAAACACAGAGAGATTTAGAGATAAAATGAATGATCTGGCAAGTTTCATGAACCGAAAAAAACTACGGGGAGACATTCGTAGCCAGATAACTCATCACGTTAGATCGCAATACGACAGTAAATTCACGAACACTGTCATGCTTCAAGACATCCCAGCCTCTATCCGCGCCAAG ATTGCGCAGTTATTATGCACGCCTTACATTGAGAAAATCCCTCTGTTCAAGGGCTGCTCATCAGAGTTTATTAACCAGATAGTTGTAAGGCTCCATGAAGAGTATTTTTTTCCAGGAGAAATAATCACAGAGCAAGGAAACGTcgttgatcatttgtatttcgTCTGTGAAGGCTCACTG GAGGCTCTTGAAACAAAAACAGATGGAACAGAAGACCTTGTGGAGTTGCTTGAGCCTCACACTTCTTTTGGTGATATATCCATCATTTGCAACATCTCTCAACCTTTCACTATTAGAGTTCGTTCATTATGCCATCTTTTACGCCTCGATAAACAGTCTTTCTCCAACATCCTCGAGATTTATTTTCATGATGGACGCAAAATCCTAAACAATCTTATGGAG GGTAAGGAATCAAATGAGAGGATAAAGAAGCTCGAATCTGACGTTATGATTCACATTGGGAAACAAGAAGCAGAACTTGCATTGAAGGTAAACAGTGCAGCTTTCAAAGGAGATATCTACCAGCTTAAAAGCTTAGTCCGCTCTGGCGCCGATCCTAACAAAACAGATTACGACGGAAGAGCACCGCTT CATCTTGCAGCGTCTAGGGGATACGAAGACATTACATTGTTTCTTATTCAAGAAGGCGTCGATATAAATCAAAAAG ATAAATTTGGGAATACACCATTGTTAGAGGCTGTAAAAGCAGGGCAAGACAGAGTGATCGATTTGCTTGTCAAAGAAGGAGCTTCCTTTGATTTAGAAGATGCTGGAAATTTTCTCTGCACGGTAGTTGTGAAAGGCGACTCTGATTTTCTGAAGAGATTGCTCTCAAGCGGTATGGACCCAAACACCGAAGATTATGATCATAGAACACCGCTTCATGTCGCTGCTTCAGAAGGCTTATTCTTGATGGCTAAGATGCTTGTTGAAGCTGGAGCTAGCGTTGTCGCTAAAGACCG GTGGGGAAACTCTCCGCTTGATGAAGCTCGAATGTGTGGAAACAAGAAATTGATTAAGTTACTTGAAGACGCGAATACAGCTCAGCCTTATATACGCCCGTCAAGCTTTCATGAACCACAAG ATGAGAAATTTGAGAGACGGAAATGCACAGTGTTTCCATTCCACCCACATGAGGAGCCTAGTAGAAAGCATGGAGTTATGGTTTGGCTTCCGCGTGACCTCCAGAAACTTGTGGAAACAGCTGCGCAAGAGCTCGGGATATCTAATGAAGTCCCCTTTGTAATATTGTCAGAGGAAGGAGGTCGAATCACAGACATTGATATGATCAGTGATGGACAGAAACTGTATTTGATCAGTGATAGTACTGATCAATCAGCCTGA